The Limanda limanda chromosome 20, fLimLim1.1, whole genome shotgun sequence genome has a segment encoding these proteins:
- the LOC133027219 gene encoding CD276 antigen-like has translation MNESVVGQAQSSTGHCMIRLVDGADRVAVRASQLETGQLCGGVRCGFGQPRFRETQDRTHQGPSGLPSSSQPESHCVSEDHSTFDERPFVAPSCNKLIEVSCVLEESCILPCRFQPGTDPVIKWKKVDPGNPRLVSYYSARHQIELQNERFRGRTSMFTDQISRGNASIRLMGLQLQDQGRYECYTSTITGVREESFINLRADAPVRHVDIEQVEDSFTCRSEGIYPEPQLTWSTRPPSTVTYQNQTSVKRTEQQLYEISSTVTLSDRDTVLICSISTRSGWRSSVWYQPTPVHVSSFKTTTTIHCTAPNTKPPTHRVWKFNHSQIIVDQTGVDGPPRVSEQWRQQVEDVSASGSLTLHRLSSDHQGTFTCELSSEEETHFINRYVTIEEGKIP, from the exons ATGAATGAGAGCGTGGTCGGACAGGCCCAGAGCAGCACGGGTCACTGCATGATACGCCTTGTTGATGGTGCT GATCGGGTCGCGGTCCGCGCgtcacagctggaaaccggTCAGCTGTGTGGTGGAGTCCGGTGTGGCTTCGGTCAGCCACGATTCCGTGAAACACAAGACAGAA CGCACCAGGGCCCCAGCGGGCTGCCCTCGTCGTCTCAGCCGGAGTCTCACTGCGTGTCCGAGGACCACAGCACCTTTGATGA GCGACCGTTCGTGGCGCCATCTTGTAACAAGTTGATTGAGGTCTCCTGTGTTTTAGAGGAGAGCTGCATCTTACCCTGCAGGTTTCAGCCTGGTACAGACCCAGTCATCAAATGGAAGAAGGTGGATCCAGGAAACCCTCGTCTCGTCTCCTACTACAGTGCCAGACACCAGATTGAACTCCAGAACGAGCGCTTCAGAGGCCGGACATCGATGTTCACAGATCAGATCTCCAGAGGAAACGCCTCCATCAGGCTGATggggctgcagcttcaggaccagGGCCGATACGAGTGCTACACCAGTACCATCACTGGAGTCAGGGAGGAGTCATTCATCAACCTGAGAGCAGATG CTCCGGTGCGTCACGTGGACATtgagcaggtggaggacagcTTCACCTGCCGCTCAGAGGGGATCTACCCCGAGCCGCAGCTCACCTGGTCCACCAGGCCTCCGTCCACCGTGACCTATCAGAACCAAACCTCAGTGAAGAGgacggagcagcagctctatgagatcagcagcacagtgacactgtcagacagagacactgttCTGATCTGCAGCATCAGCACTCGCAGTGGCTGGAGGAGCTCGGTGTGGTATCAACCCA ctccCGTCCATGTGTCAtcgtttaaaacaacaacaacaatccacTGCACTGCTCCAAACACCAAACCCCCGACACACCGGGTGTGGAAGTTCAACCACAGTCAGATCATTGTGGACCAGACCGGGGTGGACGGCCCCCCCAGGgtctcagagcagtggaggcagcaggtggaggatgtGTCAGCGTCAGGCAGCCTCACGCTGCACCGCTTATCTTCAGATCACCAGGGAACGTTCACCTGTGAACTCAGTAGTGAAGAGGAGACGCACTTCATCAACCGCTACGTGACGATAGAGGAAGGTAAGATCCCATGA
- the LOC133027218 gene encoding NLR family CARD domain-containing protein 3-like yields MSMRPPPVFSKEPGPSHTEERKRSHVSEEEQSSCCASCQDVLKDPVSTSCGHWFCRQCITSYWDQSGSSGDSSCPQCGKRSRTGAGDRGLQEVFDEHQLSLRRRCEHVTEGSDETGSRTLLNRIYTELYITEGQSEEVNTQHEVRQLETASKMKILHDTPIRCHDIFKASTDQQSSIRVVLTNGVAGVGKTFSVQKFTLDWAEGLENQDVGLLTVLSFRELNLVKDQQHSLLTLLRVFHPALQKLTAETLAVCKPLFIFDGLDESRPSLDFNHRELVSEVTQRSSVNVLLTNLIRGNLLPSALVWITSRPAAANQIPPACVDRVTEVRGFTEAQKEEYFRRRFSDEELSIRIISHIKTSRSLHIMCQIPVFCWISATVLEHMLTTDQRGELPKTLTDLYSHFLLVQTKRKNNKYGEGHETSPQQLTEADRDVLLKLGRLALKHLEEGNIMFYQEDLERCGINVTEASVYSGVCTEIFRRECVIFQKSVYCFVHLSVQEFLAAVYMFHCYTERNTEELNNFLGTYRNRDNIFFNYSLAGWELSETHCEVVASALKSDPSHLTELDLSNNDLQDSGVKLLCSGLESPNCRLETLRLRSCSLSEISCSSLASALKSNPSHLRELDLSWNNLQDSGVKELCGFLQSPTCRLETLRLKSCRLSEISCSSLASALRSNPSHLRELDLSDNNLKNSGVKELFDLQQSPTCRLETLRWGWRS; encoded by the exons ATGTCCATGAGACCTCCTCCAgtcttcagtaaagaacctggaccctcacacacaga ggagaggaagaggagtcatgtttctgaggaggagcagtcgtcctgctgtgcttcgtgtcaggacgtcctgaaggatccagtctccaccagctgtggacactggttctgcagacagtgcatcacctcatactgggaccagtctggttcttcaggagactcctcctgtccccagtgtggaaaaagatccagaacaggagctggag atcgtggtctgcaggaggtttttgatgaacatcagctcagtctgaggaggagatgtgaacatgtgactgaaggaagtgatgaaacaggaagtagaaccctcctcaacaggatctacactgagctctacatcacagagggacagagtgaagaggttaatactcaacatgaggtgaggcagcttgagacggcttccaagatgaagatcctccacgacactcccatcaggtgccacgacatctttaaagcctccactgaccagcagagcagcatcagagtcgtcctgaccaacggcgtcgctggcgttggaaaaaccttctcggtgcagaagttcactctggactgggcagagggtttagagaaccaggatgtgggtctgctgactgtgctttcgttcagggagctgaacctggtgaaggaccagcagcacagtctcctcacgctgctccgtgttttccatccagcgttacagaagctcacggcagagacgctcgctgtctgtaaacctttgttcatctttgacggcctggatgaaagcagaccttctctggacttcaaccacagggagcttgtgtctgaggtcacacagaggtcatcagtcaacgtgctgctgacaaacctcatccgggggaatctgcttccctcggctctcgtctggataacctccagacctgcggcggccaatcagatccctcctgcatgtgttgacagggtcacagaagtacgaggcttcactgaggcccagaaggaggagtacttcaggaggagattcagtgatgaagagctgagcatcagaatcatctcacacatcaagacgtccaggagcctccacatcatgtgtcaaatcccagtcttctgctggatcagtgctacagttctggagcacatgttgaccacagaccagagaggagagctgcccaagaccctgactgacctgtactcacacttcctgctggttcagacaaagaggaagaacaacaagtacggtgagggacatgagacgagtccacagcagctgacggaggctgacagggacgttctcctgaagctggggaggctggcactgaaacatctggaggaaggaaacatcatgttctaccaagaagacctggagcggtgtggtattaatgtcacagaggcctcggtgtactcaggagtttgtactgagatcttcagaagagagtgtgtgatcttccagaaatcagtctactgctttgttcatctgagcgttcaggagttcctggctgcagtctacatgttccactgttacaccgagaggaacacagaagaactcaacaacttcttgggaacatatagGAACagagaca atattttctttaattacagtctCGCTGGTTGGgaactctcagagactcactgtgaagtcgtggcctcagctctgaagtcagacccctcacatctgacagaactggatctgagtaacaatgacctgcaggattcaggagtgaagctgctgtgttctggactggagagtccaaactgtcgactggagactctgag gttgaggagctgcagtctgtcagagatcagctgttcttctctggcttcagctctgaagtcaaacccttctcatctgagagaactggatctgagctggaacaacctgcaggactcaggagtgaaggagctgtgtggttttctacagagtccaacctgtcgactggagactctgag gttgaagagctgcagactgtcagagatcagctgttcttctctggcttcagctctgaggtcaaacccctctcatctgagagaactggatctgagtgacaacaaccTGAAgaactcaggagtgaaggagctgtttgATCttcagcagagtccaacctgtcgactggagactctgag atGGGGGTGGAGATCTTAA